A single Gemmatimonadota bacterium DNA region contains:
- a CDS encoding MBL fold metallo-hydrolase, whose translation MRMWLLGSGSRGNAVLLESGDSRLLIDAGFAPSILVERMRSVDIEPESIQAVLVTHEHTDHVRGVRVLCERYGWTAHATVGTITACRDLAGCGAVPFRAGDGLSIGDMDILSVKSSHDAAEPVVLVATSRSTGARTGIAYDLGVAGQSVIDAMRDLDMLILEANHDELMLHGGPYPASVRARIAGRHGHLSNGRAGQLAREVAHRNLRQIVLAHLSEKCNTPRTALADVHSAISRTRFTGRLSAASQDRVAGPFEPGARRATAVQLALAL comes from the coding sequence ATGAGAATGTGGCTGCTCGGCTCCGGAAGCCGGGGAAATGCGGTGCTATTGGAATCGGGTGACTCCCGTCTGTTGATAGATGCGGGCTTCGCGCCGAGCATTCTGGTCGAGCGCATGCGGTCCGTGGACATAGAGCCGGAATCGATTCAGGCAGTTCTCGTGACGCACGAGCACACGGACCACGTGCGAGGAGTGCGCGTATTGTGCGAGCGGTACGGCTGGACCGCGCACGCGACTGTCGGGACGATCACCGCCTGTCGCGATCTGGCAGGTTGCGGAGCAGTTCCGTTCCGCGCCGGCGATGGTTTGTCGATCGGTGACATGGACATCCTTTCAGTCAAGTCCTCGCACGATGCGGCGGAGCCCGTCGTGCTGGTCGCGACATCGCGTTCGACCGGCGCGCGTACGGGCATTGCATACGATCTTGGTGTTGCCGGTCAGAGCGTGATCGATGCGATGCGGGATCTGGACATGTTGATTCTCGAAGCGAACCACGACGAGTTGATGCTGCATGGGGGACCATACCCGGCATCCGTTCGCGCGCGCATCGCAGGGCGGCACGGACATCTCAGCAACGGACGCGCCGGACAACTTGCGCGCGAAGTCGCGCATCGCAACCTGCGGCAGATAGTGCTTGCGCACCTGAGCGAGAAGTGCAACACGCCGCGAACTGCTCTCGCTGACGTGCACAGCGCGATATCGCGAACCAGGTTCACGGGACGATTGAGCGCGGCCAGCCAGGATCGCGTGGCGGGACCGTTCGAGCCCGGCGCTAGGCGGGCGACCGCTGTCCAACTGGCGCTCGCTCTGTAA